One Prunus dulcis chromosome 7, ALMONDv2, whole genome shotgun sequence DNA segment encodes these proteins:
- the LOC117634928 gene encoding NADP-dependent malic enzyme isoform X1 — MISFKRTHSPKSIISFISTTSTCILNKVAAQKQITASSASSLTTGFDLQRSLCFLCCNCKRKSVADPQLLIGSLRRMESTFNEFGDKASVLDFDPKSADVGGGVEDIYGEDTATEDQLVTPWTFSVASGYSLLRDPQYNKGLAFTEKERDTHYLRGLLPPATCSQQLQEKKLMNTIRQYQVPLQKYMALTELQERNERLFYKLLIDNVEELLPIVYTPTVGEACQKFGSIFRRPQGLYISLKEKGKVLEVLKNWPERTVQVIVVTDGERILGLGDLGCQGMGIPVGKLALYTALGGVRPSACLPITIDVGTNNKQLLEDEFYIGLRQKRTTGKEYADLLDEFMSAVKQNYGEKVLIQFEDFANHNAFQLLEKYRRTHLVFNDDIQGTAAVVLAGVVAALRLVGGSLSEHKFLFLGAGEAGTGIAELIALEISKKTKTPVEETRKKIWLVDSKGLIVSSRKDSLQQFKKPWAHEHEPIDNLLDAVKAIKPTVLIGSSGVGRTFTKEVIEAVSSFNEKPLILALSNPTSQSECTAEEAYTWSKGRAIFASGSPFDPVEYNGKVYVPGQSNNAYIFPGFGLGLVISGAIRVHDDMLLAASESLAGEVTEEYFEKGLIYPPFSNIRKISAHIAANVAAKAYELGLATRLPRPENLVKYAESCMYSPVYRNYR, encoded by the exons ATGATCTCCTTCAAAAGAACCCACTCACCCAAATCAATCATATCATTCatctccaccacctccacatGCATATTAAACAA AGTTGCAGCACAAAAACAGATCACTGcatcttctgcttcttctctCACTACTGGCTTTGATCTCCAGCGATCACTCTGTTTTCTGTGTTGTAATTGTAAGAGAAAGAGTGTTGCTGATCCTCAGCTGTTAATTGGGTCACTTAGAAGAATGGAGAGCACCTTCAATGAGTTCGGGGATAAGGCTTCTGTGCTCGACTTTGACCCCAAATCTGCCGATGTTGGTGGCGGCGTTGAGGACATCTACGGTGAGGACACTGCCACGGAGGACCAGCTTGTCACCCCTTGGACTTTTTCCGTCGCCAG TGGATATTCTTTGCTGAGAGATCCCCAGTACAATAAGGGGCTTGCATTTacggagaaagagagggacaCCCATTACTTGCGCGGCCTTCTGCCTCCAGCAACTTGCTCTCAACAACTTCAG GAGAAGAAGTTGATGAACACTATTCGACAATATCAAGTCCCACTGCAGAAATATATGGCTCTGACAGAGCTCCAG GAGAGGAATGAGAGGCTGTTCTACAAACTTCTCATTGATAATGTGGAGGAATTGCTCCCAATTGTCTATACTCCAACTGTTGGTGAGGCTTGCCAGAAATTCGGAAGCATCTTCAGGCGCCCTCAGGGTCTTTACATAAGCCTGAAAGAGAA GGGCAAAGTTCTTGAGGTATTGAAGAACTGGCCTGAAAGGACTGTTCAAGTTATTGTTGTGACTGATGGTGAGCGTATTTTGGGACTTGGCGACCTAGGCTGTCAG GGGATGGGAATTCCAGTAGGGAAGTTGGCTCTGTACACGGCGCTTGGAGGAGTTCGTCCCTCAGCG TGTTTGCCTATAACCATTGATGTTGGGACAAATAATAAGCAGCTGCTGGAGGATGAGTTCTACATTGGACTTCGACAAAAGAGGACAACTGGGAAG GAGTATGCTGATCTTTTAGATGAGTTCATGAGTGCTGTCAAGCAGAATTATGGGGAAAAAGTTCTCATACAG TTTGAAGATTTTGCAAACCACAATGCTTTCCAGCTGCTTGAAAAATATAGGAGGACTCATCTTGTCTTCAATGATGACATACAG GGAACAGCTGCTGTAGTTCTTGCAGGAGTTGTGGCAGCACTGAGGTTGGTTGGTGGTAGCCTGTCCGAGCACAAGTTTTTGTTCCTTGGTGCCGGGGAA GCTGGGACGGGTATTGCAGAGCTAATAGCTCTTGAGATCTCAAAAAAG ACAAAAACTCCTGTGGAAGAGACCCGTAAGAAGATCTGGCTTGTTGATTCAAAG gGATTAATTGTTAGCTCTCGCAAAGATTCTCTTCAACAGTTTAAGAAGCCTTGGGCTCACGAACATGAACCCATTGATAATCTCCTTGATGCTGTCAAG GCAATTAAACCAACAGTTCTTATTGGATCATCCGGTGTTGGAAGAACGTTCACAAAGGAAGTGATTGAGGCAGTATCCTCCTTCAATGAG AAACCTCTCATTTTGGCTCTTTCCAACCCGACGTCCCAGTCTGAATGTACTGCTGAAGAAGCTTATACTTGGAGTAAG GGACGCGCAATTTTTGCCAGCGGAAGTCCATTTGATCCTGTTGAATACAATGGCAAAGTTTATGTTCCTGGCCAG TCCAACAATGCTTACATTTTCCCTGGATTTGGTCTCGGTTTGGTTATCTCTGGAGCAATCCGTGTGCACGATGATATGCTTCTGGCAGCCT CGGAATCGTTGGCGGGGGAAGTTACAGAGGAGTATTTTGAGAAAGGGCTGATTTATCCACCATTTTCCAACATCAGAAAGATTTCTGCCCATATAGCTGCTAACGTAGCTGCTAAGGCATATGAACTTG GCCTGGCTACACGTCTCCCTCGTCCTGAGAATCTTGTGAAGTATGCTGAGAGTTGCATGTACAGCCCTGTGTATCGAAACTACCGTTGA
- the LOC117635135 gene encoding probable RNA-dependent RNA polymerase 5 isoform X2 produces MHHHGNLNVKRSHPQMEDAANHLSSSINHFHSSMIESQTAMPDVSLQPQPQQQPHIALPPLVEDLLNQICNDRKQPQPDYDVRRRLGLLGEEKALQLLHEIDEAKVIKTLSGFIKWMIRNKPQYQCASPSPSPSKSAPASLLQTQLSASPITPPVHKVRMEVTEQPGDHGGLRPPYSYSSASPSKVLRVYPYQGQSSAPPSTITPVRLFKDPLPLPQPFPQGETSTYSSVDQPGDNGQAQLEALGELEFRRQFLILNYAGGNKLEKVLEPETIRSWKDLPMQLFETTVWEALGRNYIGTRHPTFDWDSGKTYVYHCEVSVDGSYKFKGPCLNNTKRTLLQKVLGDDNVLMVKFSDVVTEKVPTAIKDNNYANYSKVAREGILVGLRRYQFFVFKDGGNKEKKKNPTSSPVKCYFICVGSNAAIDRSEDYKFSNRKIHETRCIFMHAHTVSSVSNYMARFSLILSKTESLVVDWSLVKVEDIDDEYCLDESGNRIYRDGKPLIHTDGTGFISEDLALLCPKDLLKGDYISKEYIELPPKTIQIRPSMVKVETDPMISDDQTVNSLEIVTVSKSHRNTFFSRHLIALLCHGGVPKEYFRELLMKDLEDTRGVFCSRRAAFKVAYNHGEIDDDYNSVKMILSDIPLEESYLQYRLSILKKEENKSLRKGKICSPQSYMLMGTADPTGILERDEVCVILDSGQMSGEVLVYRHPGLHFGDIHVLKARYVKELEYVVGNAKYAIFFSCKGPRSVADEMGGGDFDGDLYWVSRNPQLLECFKPSEPWIEASSSTPKVASTRPSDLLPNHIEDALIKQFLKTRFEPSFAMSEASDSWLAMMDRLLILGDSSNSEKTHVKANMLRLVDLYYEALDAPKKGGKVVIPGELKSNLFPHYMERVNSYKSTSILGLIYDTVNAYQAEDASIKEVKKLPMFDVEVPEECLKKWREHHQHYRSEMRSAMQDDDRDGKNNAADKVLRKYKEILYGGAEDLENSTRPLHEIFDEALAIYRVTYDHAISQGAVGKCCFAWKVAGSALCKYYMNKQGARTIEVSFSVLKDLV; encoded by the exons TTATCTTCATCTATCAACCACTTTCACAGCAGCATGATCGAGTCCCAGACGGCCATGCCCGACGTTAGTCTACAGCCACAACCACAACAGCAACCGCACATTGCTCTGCCTCCGTTGGTGGAGgatttgctgaaccaaatttgtaacgacagAAAGCAACCCCAGCCAGACTACGACGTCAGGCGGAGGCTGGGTTTGCTGGGCGAGGAGAAGGCCCTCCAACTCCTCCATGAAATCGACGAGGCAAAAGTAATCAAAACCCTCAGTGGCTTCATCAAGTGGATGATCCGTAATAAACCACAATATCAATGTGCCTCTCCTTCTCCCTCTCCTTCAAAGTCCGCCCCTGCTTCTCTTCTACAAACCCAATTGTCTGCTTCTCCCATTACGCCTCCTGTTCATAAAG TAAGAATGGAAGTTACAGAGCAACCTGGAGACCATGGAGGGTTGAGGCCACCTTATTCCTATTCCTCTGCCTCACCTTCAAAAGTTCTCCGTGTTTATCCGTATCAAGGCCAATCATCTGCTCCTCCTTCAACTATTACTCCTGTTCGACTTTTTAAGGACCCTCTGCCTCTACCTCAACCTTTTCctcaag GTGAGACTTCCACTTATTCCTCAGTAGACCAACCTGGAGACAATGGGCAGGCACAATTAGAAGCTCTGGGCGAACTTGAGTTCAGGAGACAATTCCTAATATTGAATTACGCTGGAGG aAATAAGTTAGAAAAAGTTCTAGAGCCCGAGACTATTAGGAGTTGGAAAGATTTGCCGATGCAACTGTTTGAGACGACAGTTTGGGAAGCTTTGGGTCGGAACTATATCGGCACGCGACACCCG ACTTTTGATTGGGATTCTGGAAAAACATACGTCTATCATTGTGAAGTCTCTGTGGATGGGAGCTACAAATTCAAG GGACCCTGTCTaaacaacacaaaaagaaCTCTCCTGCAGAAAGTTTTGGGAGATGACAATGTTTTAATGGTGAAATTTTCCGATGTGGTGACTGAGAAAGTTCCAACTGCCATTAAAGATAATAATTATGCCAATTATAGCAAGGTCGCGAGAGAAGGGATTCTTGTGGGTTTGCGTCGATATCAGTTCTTTG TGTTCAAAGATGGTGgcaataaagaaaagaagaaaaacccaaCTTCATCACCTGTGAAGTGTTACTTTATTTGTGTGGGCTCTAATGCCGCGATTGACAGGAGTGAAGATTATAAGTTCTCTAACAGAAAAATTCACGAAACAAGATGCATTTTTATGCATGCACATACTGTGTCTAGTGTGTCAAACTACATGGCTAG GTTTTCACTCATTTTGTCAAAGACAGAGAGCTTAGTAGTAGATTGGTCACTTGTAAAGGTTGAGGACATCGATGATGAGTATTGTCTA GATGAATCTGGTAATCGTATCTATAGAGATGGAAAGCCTCTTATACATACAGATGGAACTGGATTCATATCTGAGGATTTGGCTTTACTCTGTCCGAAGGATTTACTCAAAGGAGACTATATCAGTAAGGAATACATTGAG CTGCCACCAAAAACAATCCAGATTCGACCATCAATGGTTAAAGTTGAGACAGATCCAATGATTTCAGATGATCAAACAGTGAATTCGTTGGAGATAGTGACAGTAAG CAAATCACATAGGAATACATTTTTTTCGAGGCATTTAATTGCACTTCTATGTCATGGAGGGGTGCCGAAAGAGTACTTCAGGGAGTTACTTATGAAAGATCTGGAAGATACTCGTGGTGTTTTCTGCAGTAGGCGTGCAGCATTCAAAG TTGCCTATAACCACGGTGAGATCGATGATGATTACAATTCGGTAAAAATGATTCTTTCTGATATTCCTCTTGAAGAATCATATTTGCAATATCGTCTATCAATTctaaagaaagaggaaaataagagTCTTAGAAAAGGCAAAATTTGTAGTCCTCAGAGTTATATGTTGATGGGGACAGCTGATCCAACAGGGATTCTGGAAAGAGATGAAGTTTGCGTTATCCT TGACAGCGGACAAATGTCGGGAGAGGTACTAGTGTACCGGCATCCAGGTTTGCACTTTGGTGATATTCACGTTTTAAAGGCCAGATACGTGAAGGAGTTAGAATATGTTGTCGGCAATGCCAAATATGCTATATTCTTCTCTTGCAAAGGTCCACGTTCTGTAGCTGATGAAATGGGTGGTGGAGATTTTGACGGTGATCTCTATTGGGTCTCAAGAAACCCTCAG CTTTTGGAATGTTTTAAACCGAGTGAACCTTGGATCGAAGCTTCATCATCAACTCCAAAAGTTGCGAGTACTAGACCCAGTGACCTTTTGCCTAATCATATAGAGGATGCGCTTATTAAACAATTCTTGAAAACTAGGTTTGAACCCAG TTTTGCAATGAGTGAGGCATCTGATAGCTGGCTGGCTATGATGGATCGGTTGTTAATTCTAGGAGACAGTAGTAATAGCGAGAAAACCCATGTGAAGGCAAACATGCTGCGATTGGTTGATTTATACTACGAAGCTCTAGATGCACCAAAAAAAGGTGGAAAG GTGGTAATTCCTGGAGAATTGAAGTCGAATCTGTTCCCTCATTACATGGAAAGGGTAAACTCATACAAATCAACGTCCATTTTGGGATTAATTTATGACACAGTGAACGCCTATCAAGCAGAAGATGCTTCTATCAAAG AAGTCAAGAAACTTCCTATGTTCGATGTCGAAGTCCCTGAGGAGTGCTTGAAGAAATGGAGGGAACACCACCAGCATTACAGGAGTGAAATGAGGTCGGCCATGCAGGACGATGATCGAGACGGCAAGAATAATGCTGCCGATAAGGTCTTGAGAAAGTATAAAGAG ATTCTGTATGGTGGTGCTGAGGACCTTGAGAATAGTACAAGGCCGTTGCATGAAATATTCGACGAGGCGCTCGCAATATATCGGGTGACTTATGACCATGCTATAAGTCAAGGAGCTGTTGGTAAATGCTGCTTTGCATGGAAAGTTGCAGGTTCAGCCCTCTGCAAGTATTACATGAATAAACAAGGGGCCCGAACTATTGAAGTCTCATTCTCTGTTTTGAAGGACTTAgtgtaa
- the LOC117635135 gene encoding probable RNA-dependent RNA polymerase 5 isoform X1: protein MHHHGNLNVKRSHPQMEDAANHLSSSINHFHSSMIESQTAMPDVSLQPQPQQQPHIALPPLVEDLLNQICNDRKQPQPDYDVRRRLGLLGEEKALQLLHEIDEAKVIKTLSGFIKWMIRNKPQYQCASPSPSPSKSAPASLLQTQLSASPITPPVHKVRMEVTEQPGDHGGLRPPYSYSSASPSKVLRVYPYQGQSSAPPSTITPVRLFKDPLPLPQPFPQGETSTYSSVDQPGDNGQAQLEALGELEFRRQFLILNYAGGNKLEKVLEPETIRSWKDLPMQLFETTVWEALGRNYIGTRHPTFDWDSGKTYVYHCEVSVDGSYKFKGPCLNNTKRTLLQKVLGDDNVLMVKFSDVVTEKVPTAIKDNNYANYSKVAREGILVGLRRYQFFVFKDGGNKEKKKNPTSSPVKCYFICVGSNAAIDRSEDYKFSNRKIHETRCIFMHAHTVSSVSNYMARFSLILSKTESLVVDWSLVKVEDIDDEYCLDESGNRIYRDGKPLIHTDGTGFISEDLALLCPKDLLKGDYISKEYIEPLLLQFRLFYKGRAVKGTFLINKTLPPKTIQIRPSMVKVETDPMISDDQTVNSLEIVTVSKSHRNTFFSRHLIALLCHGGVPKEYFRELLMKDLEDTRGVFCSRRAAFKVAYNHGEIDDDYNSVKMILSDIPLEESYLQYRLSILKKEENKSLRKGKICSPQSYMLMGTADPTGILERDEVCVILDSGQMSGEVLVYRHPGLHFGDIHVLKARYVKELEYVVGNAKYAIFFSCKGPRSVADEMGGGDFDGDLYWVSRNPQLLECFKPSEPWIEASSSTPKVASTRPSDLLPNHIEDALIKQFLKTRFEPSFAMSEASDSWLAMMDRLLILGDSSNSEKTHVKANMLRLVDLYYEALDAPKKGGKVVIPGELKSNLFPHYMERVNSYKSTSILGLIYDTVNAYQAEDASIKEVKKLPMFDVEVPEECLKKWREHHQHYRSEMRSAMQDDDRDGKNNAADKVLRKYKEILYGGAEDLENSTRPLHEIFDEALAIYRVTYDHAISQGAVGKCCFAWKVAGSALCKYYMNKQGARTIEVSFSVLKDLV from the exons TTATCTTCATCTATCAACCACTTTCACAGCAGCATGATCGAGTCCCAGACGGCCATGCCCGACGTTAGTCTACAGCCACAACCACAACAGCAACCGCACATTGCTCTGCCTCCGTTGGTGGAGgatttgctgaaccaaatttgtaacgacagAAAGCAACCCCAGCCAGACTACGACGTCAGGCGGAGGCTGGGTTTGCTGGGCGAGGAGAAGGCCCTCCAACTCCTCCATGAAATCGACGAGGCAAAAGTAATCAAAACCCTCAGTGGCTTCATCAAGTGGATGATCCGTAATAAACCACAATATCAATGTGCCTCTCCTTCTCCCTCTCCTTCAAAGTCCGCCCCTGCTTCTCTTCTACAAACCCAATTGTCTGCTTCTCCCATTACGCCTCCTGTTCATAAAG TAAGAATGGAAGTTACAGAGCAACCTGGAGACCATGGAGGGTTGAGGCCACCTTATTCCTATTCCTCTGCCTCACCTTCAAAAGTTCTCCGTGTTTATCCGTATCAAGGCCAATCATCTGCTCCTCCTTCAACTATTACTCCTGTTCGACTTTTTAAGGACCCTCTGCCTCTACCTCAACCTTTTCctcaag GTGAGACTTCCACTTATTCCTCAGTAGACCAACCTGGAGACAATGGGCAGGCACAATTAGAAGCTCTGGGCGAACTTGAGTTCAGGAGACAATTCCTAATATTGAATTACGCTGGAGG aAATAAGTTAGAAAAAGTTCTAGAGCCCGAGACTATTAGGAGTTGGAAAGATTTGCCGATGCAACTGTTTGAGACGACAGTTTGGGAAGCTTTGGGTCGGAACTATATCGGCACGCGACACCCG ACTTTTGATTGGGATTCTGGAAAAACATACGTCTATCATTGTGAAGTCTCTGTGGATGGGAGCTACAAATTCAAG GGACCCTGTCTaaacaacacaaaaagaaCTCTCCTGCAGAAAGTTTTGGGAGATGACAATGTTTTAATGGTGAAATTTTCCGATGTGGTGACTGAGAAAGTTCCAACTGCCATTAAAGATAATAATTATGCCAATTATAGCAAGGTCGCGAGAGAAGGGATTCTTGTGGGTTTGCGTCGATATCAGTTCTTTG TGTTCAAAGATGGTGgcaataaagaaaagaagaaaaacccaaCTTCATCACCTGTGAAGTGTTACTTTATTTGTGTGGGCTCTAATGCCGCGATTGACAGGAGTGAAGATTATAAGTTCTCTAACAGAAAAATTCACGAAACAAGATGCATTTTTATGCATGCACATACTGTGTCTAGTGTGTCAAACTACATGGCTAG GTTTTCACTCATTTTGTCAAAGACAGAGAGCTTAGTAGTAGATTGGTCACTTGTAAAGGTTGAGGACATCGATGATGAGTATTGTCTA GATGAATCTGGTAATCGTATCTATAGAGATGGAAAGCCTCTTATACATACAGATGGAACTGGATTCATATCTGAGGATTTGGCTTTACTCTGTCCGAAGGATTTACTCAAAGGAGACTATATCAGTAAGGAATACATTGAG CCTTTGCTCTTGCAGTTCCGACTTTTTTACAAAGGCCGTGCTGTGAAGGGAACCTTTCTGATCAATAAAACG CTGCCACCAAAAACAATCCAGATTCGACCATCAATGGTTAAAGTTGAGACAGATCCAATGATTTCAGATGATCAAACAGTGAATTCGTTGGAGATAGTGACAGTAAG CAAATCACATAGGAATACATTTTTTTCGAGGCATTTAATTGCACTTCTATGTCATGGAGGGGTGCCGAAAGAGTACTTCAGGGAGTTACTTATGAAAGATCTGGAAGATACTCGTGGTGTTTTCTGCAGTAGGCGTGCAGCATTCAAAG TTGCCTATAACCACGGTGAGATCGATGATGATTACAATTCGGTAAAAATGATTCTTTCTGATATTCCTCTTGAAGAATCATATTTGCAATATCGTCTATCAATTctaaagaaagaggaaaataagagTCTTAGAAAAGGCAAAATTTGTAGTCCTCAGAGTTATATGTTGATGGGGACAGCTGATCCAACAGGGATTCTGGAAAGAGATGAAGTTTGCGTTATCCT TGACAGCGGACAAATGTCGGGAGAGGTACTAGTGTACCGGCATCCAGGTTTGCACTTTGGTGATATTCACGTTTTAAAGGCCAGATACGTGAAGGAGTTAGAATATGTTGTCGGCAATGCCAAATATGCTATATTCTTCTCTTGCAAAGGTCCACGTTCTGTAGCTGATGAAATGGGTGGTGGAGATTTTGACGGTGATCTCTATTGGGTCTCAAGAAACCCTCAG CTTTTGGAATGTTTTAAACCGAGTGAACCTTGGATCGAAGCTTCATCATCAACTCCAAAAGTTGCGAGTACTAGACCCAGTGACCTTTTGCCTAATCATATAGAGGATGCGCTTATTAAACAATTCTTGAAAACTAGGTTTGAACCCAG TTTTGCAATGAGTGAGGCATCTGATAGCTGGCTGGCTATGATGGATCGGTTGTTAATTCTAGGAGACAGTAGTAATAGCGAGAAAACCCATGTGAAGGCAAACATGCTGCGATTGGTTGATTTATACTACGAAGCTCTAGATGCACCAAAAAAAGGTGGAAAG GTGGTAATTCCTGGAGAATTGAAGTCGAATCTGTTCCCTCATTACATGGAAAGGGTAAACTCATACAAATCAACGTCCATTTTGGGATTAATTTATGACACAGTGAACGCCTATCAAGCAGAAGATGCTTCTATCAAAG AAGTCAAGAAACTTCCTATGTTCGATGTCGAAGTCCCTGAGGAGTGCTTGAAGAAATGGAGGGAACACCACCAGCATTACAGGAGTGAAATGAGGTCGGCCATGCAGGACGATGATCGAGACGGCAAGAATAATGCTGCCGATAAGGTCTTGAGAAAGTATAAAGAG ATTCTGTATGGTGGTGCTGAGGACCTTGAGAATAGTACAAGGCCGTTGCATGAAATATTCGACGAGGCGCTCGCAATATATCGGGTGACTTATGACCATGCTATAAGTCAAGGAGCTGTTGGTAAATGCTGCTTTGCATGGAAAGTTGCAGGTTCAGCCCTCTGCAAGTATTACATGAATAAACAAGGGGCCCGAACTATTGAAGTCTCATTCTCTGTTTTGAAGGACTTAgtgtaa
- the LOC117634928 gene encoding NADP-dependent malic enzyme isoform X2, with translation MISFKRTHSPKSIISFISTTSTCILNKVAAQKQITASSASSLTTGFDLQRSLCFLCCNCKRKSVADPQLLIGSLRRMESTFNEFGDKASVLDFDPKSADVGGGVEDIYGEDTATEDQLVTPWTFSVASGYSLLRDPQYNKGLAFTEKERDTHYLRGLLPPATCSQQLQEKKLMNTIRQYQVPLQKYMALTELQERNERLFYKLLIDNVEELLPIVYTPTVGEACQKFGSIFRRPQGLYISLKEKGKVLEVLKNWPERTVQVIVVTDGERILGLGDLGCQGMGIPVGKLALYTALGGVRPSACLPITIDVGTNNKQLLEDEFYIGLRQKRTTGKEYADLLDEFMSAVKQNYGEKVLIQFEDFANHNAFQLLEKYRRTHLVFNDDIQGTAAVVLAGVVAALRLVGGSLSEHKFLFLGAGEAGTGIAELIALEISKKTKTPVEETRKKIWLVDSKGLIVSSRKDSLQQFKKPWAHEHEPIDNLLDAVKAIKPTVLIGSSGVGRTFTKEVIEAVSSFNEKPLILALSNPTSQSECTAEEAYTWSKGRAIFASGSPFDPVEYNGKVYVPGQSNNAYIFPGFGLGLVISGAIRVHDDMLLAA, from the exons ATGATCTCCTTCAAAAGAACCCACTCACCCAAATCAATCATATCATTCatctccaccacctccacatGCATATTAAACAA AGTTGCAGCACAAAAACAGATCACTGcatcttctgcttcttctctCACTACTGGCTTTGATCTCCAGCGATCACTCTGTTTTCTGTGTTGTAATTGTAAGAGAAAGAGTGTTGCTGATCCTCAGCTGTTAATTGGGTCACTTAGAAGAATGGAGAGCACCTTCAATGAGTTCGGGGATAAGGCTTCTGTGCTCGACTTTGACCCCAAATCTGCCGATGTTGGTGGCGGCGTTGAGGACATCTACGGTGAGGACACTGCCACGGAGGACCAGCTTGTCACCCCTTGGACTTTTTCCGTCGCCAG TGGATATTCTTTGCTGAGAGATCCCCAGTACAATAAGGGGCTTGCATTTacggagaaagagagggacaCCCATTACTTGCGCGGCCTTCTGCCTCCAGCAACTTGCTCTCAACAACTTCAG GAGAAGAAGTTGATGAACACTATTCGACAATATCAAGTCCCACTGCAGAAATATATGGCTCTGACAGAGCTCCAG GAGAGGAATGAGAGGCTGTTCTACAAACTTCTCATTGATAATGTGGAGGAATTGCTCCCAATTGTCTATACTCCAACTGTTGGTGAGGCTTGCCAGAAATTCGGAAGCATCTTCAGGCGCCCTCAGGGTCTTTACATAAGCCTGAAAGAGAA GGGCAAAGTTCTTGAGGTATTGAAGAACTGGCCTGAAAGGACTGTTCAAGTTATTGTTGTGACTGATGGTGAGCGTATTTTGGGACTTGGCGACCTAGGCTGTCAG GGGATGGGAATTCCAGTAGGGAAGTTGGCTCTGTACACGGCGCTTGGAGGAGTTCGTCCCTCAGCG TGTTTGCCTATAACCATTGATGTTGGGACAAATAATAAGCAGCTGCTGGAGGATGAGTTCTACATTGGACTTCGACAAAAGAGGACAACTGGGAAG GAGTATGCTGATCTTTTAGATGAGTTCATGAGTGCTGTCAAGCAGAATTATGGGGAAAAAGTTCTCATACAG TTTGAAGATTTTGCAAACCACAATGCTTTCCAGCTGCTTGAAAAATATAGGAGGACTCATCTTGTCTTCAATGATGACATACAG GGAACAGCTGCTGTAGTTCTTGCAGGAGTTGTGGCAGCACTGAGGTTGGTTGGTGGTAGCCTGTCCGAGCACAAGTTTTTGTTCCTTGGTGCCGGGGAA GCTGGGACGGGTATTGCAGAGCTAATAGCTCTTGAGATCTCAAAAAAG ACAAAAACTCCTGTGGAAGAGACCCGTAAGAAGATCTGGCTTGTTGATTCAAAG gGATTAATTGTTAGCTCTCGCAAAGATTCTCTTCAACAGTTTAAGAAGCCTTGGGCTCACGAACATGAACCCATTGATAATCTCCTTGATGCTGTCAAG GCAATTAAACCAACAGTTCTTATTGGATCATCCGGTGTTGGAAGAACGTTCACAAAGGAAGTGATTGAGGCAGTATCCTCCTTCAATGAG AAACCTCTCATTTTGGCTCTTTCCAACCCGACGTCCCAGTCTGAATGTACTGCTGAAGAAGCTTATACTTGGAGTAAG GGACGCGCAATTTTTGCCAGCGGAAGTCCATTTGATCCTGTTGAATACAATGGCAAAGTTTATGTTCCTGGCCAG TCCAACAATGCTTACATTTTCCCTGGATTTGGTCTCGGTTTGGTTATCTCTGGAGCAATCCGTGTGCACGATGATATGCTTCTGGCAGCCT AA